A window of Esox lucius isolate fEsoLuc1 chromosome 18, fEsoLuc1.pri, whole genome shotgun sequence contains these coding sequences:
- the LOC117593310 gene encoding disks large homolog 4-like — MSCSAIEHHCKKWGSITPVNSLLTTPSYQVTGHEVTLNLLRKEQGFGFRIKRGNDSANKILITTIVRHSSAHRDGRLQPGDELVAVNNVPVNQKTHEDVVALIRKAGQNGQVSLMITTPTMKHGGGSVMLWG; from the exons ATGTCCTGTTCAG CCATTGAGCACCATTGTAAAAAGTGGGGGAGCATCACTCCAGTGAACTCTCTCCTCACTACACCCTCGTACCAGGTCACAGGTCATGAGGTCACCCTGAACCTGTTGAGGAAGGAACAGGGATTTGGGTTCAGAATCAAAAGGGGAAACGACTCTGCAAATAAG ATTCTAATTACAACAATAGTGAGACACTCGTCAGCTCACCGCGACGGCCGTTTGCAGCCAGGGGATGAGCTGGTGGCGGTGAACAACGTGCCGGTAAACCAGAAAACACATGAAGACGTTGTGGCCCTGATTAGAAAGGCTGGACAGAATGGTCAGGTGTCCCTGATG ATCACCACccccacaatgaagcatggtggtggcagcgtcATGCTGTGGGGATAG
- the irak1bp1 gene encoding interleukin-1 receptor-associated kinase 1-binding protein 1 homolog, which produces MASSPSRVFAALLPHAGDVYRDENILRTVQQTQKSAREVHVTGSAEISCSADRATFSVSITNSKETVNDVTNSVSRRVEYVLQTLRQHNVKEDEMSVMRHINRSENLFTMETQVTVVFSDFVKMQSVCVVLLEKLGQSVDVSQPRYYHSQECLSLLRRRVCAAAVENARLKASEVCDMLGQTLGLPLLVREEETTEMRTDEWRDGGVEGGQGRKREDARQPRLTATSRVFVSFNLRPKERSREKL; this is translated from the exons ATGGCTAGCAGTCCGTCCCGAGTCTTTGCGGCTCTTTTACCCCACGCGGGAGATGTTTACCGGGACGAAAACATTCTGCGGACCGTTCAACAGACACAGAAGAGCGCGAGGGAAGTCCATGTGACGGGGAGCGCGGAGATCTCGTGTTCAGCCGACCGGGCTACGTTTTCTGTTAGCATCACAAACAGCAAGGAGACGGTGAATGACGTCACCAACAGCGTCTCGAGGAGAGTGGAGTACGTTCTGCAGACCCTAAGACAACACAATGTGAAG GAAGACGAAATGTCAGTGATGAGACACATTAATAGATCTGAGAACCTGTTCACCATGGAGACTCAG gtgACTGTAGTGTTCTCAGACTTTGTGAAgatgcagagtgtgtgtgttgttctactGGAGAAGCTAGGTCAGAGTGTGGATGTCAGTCAGCCCCGCTACTACCACAGCCAAGAGTGTCTGAGCTTACTGAG gCGACGTGTCTGTGCAGCGGCAGTAGAGAATGCGCGGCTGAAGGCGTCTGAGGTATGTGACATGCTGGGCCAAACACTGGGGCTCCCTCTACTGGTCCGAGAGGAAGAGACCACGGAGATGAGGACAGAtgaatggagagatggaggagtggaaggaggacaggggaggaaaAGGGAGGACGCACGTCAGCCCCGCCTCACCGCCACGTCCCGTGTTTTCGTCAGCTTTAACCTCAGACCCAAAGAACGAAGCAGGGAGAAGCTTTGA
- the LOC105030427 gene encoding E3 ubiquitin/ISG15 ligase TRIM25-like: protein MESLNCPICLEHLKEPVTTACGHSYCMDCIEGCWDQDEPKGVYRCPQCRQTFIPRPVLMKNIMLADVVEKLKKTGLQVSPSAHYYAGPGDVACDVCTGRRFTAVKTCLGCLASYCDTHLQPHYQSEELKMHKLVDTSTELQDKVCSHPESQPEVICQTDQQCLCYLCTMEEHTGHERVSSETKKADKQKQLGVKHEKSHYQQRIQEREIKLMELKQTMTFIKCVVQAAVEDSEKIFTEMICSMARRHSEVKDMIRA, encoded by the exons ATGGAGTCTCTTAACTGTCCCATCTGTCTGGAACATCTGAAGGAGCCAGTCACCACTGCCTGTGGACATAGTTACTGTATGGACTGTATTGAGGGGTGCTGGGACCAAGATGAGCCTAAAGGTGTGTACAGATGCCCCCAGTGTAGACAGACCTTCATCCCAAGACCTGTTCTGATGAAGAACATCATGCTGGCCGATGTAGTGGAGAAACTGAAGAAGACAGGACTACAAGTGTCTCCTTCTGCTCACTATTATGCCGGACCTGGAGATGTAGCATGTGATGTCTGCACTGGGAGAAGGTTTACAGCTGTCAAGACCTGTCTGGGGTGTCTGGCCTCTTACTGCGACACCCATCTTCAGCCTCACTACCAATCTGAGGAACTAAAGATGCACAAGTTGGTCGACACGTCAACAGAACTGCAGGACAAGGTCTGCTCTCATCCAGAAAGCCAGCCGGAGGTTATCTGCCAGACCGATCAGCAGTGTCTCTGTTATCTGTGCACCATGGAGGAACATACAGGCCATGAGAGAGTGTCATCTGAAACAAAGAAGGCTGACAAACAG AAACAGCTGGGTGTGAAACACGAGAAGTCCCACTACCAGCAGAGGATCCAGGAGAGAGAAATTAAGCTGATGGAGTTGAAACAGACTATGACCTTCATTAAA TGTGTAGTACAGGCAGCTGTGGAGGACAGTGAGAAGATCTTTACTGAGATGATCTGCTCCATGGCGAGAAGACACTCTGAGGTGAAGGACATGATCAGAGCC